CGGCCGCACTACGTCCGCACCCTCGACACCTGGGCGGCGAACCTGGAGGCCAAGAAGGCCGAGGCCATCGAGATCACGTCCGAAGAGGTCTACCAGCGGTACCTGAAGTACCTCAAGGGATGCGCGGACCTGTTCCGTGACGGCTACACCGACGTATGCCAGTTCACCTGCGAAAAGCAAGTGGCCTGAGCGCACGGCACCACGATCCACGGAGGGGGTCATCCGGATGGCTGACGGTACCGGAACTGCGGAGATGCGGCCATATTTCGAGGAAGTCCAGGCCCACTACGATCTGTCCGACGACTTCTTCGGGCTGTTCCAGGATCCGTCCCGGACCTACAGCTGTGCGTACTACGAGCGCGACGACATGACGCTCGAACAGGCGCAGATGGCCAAGATCGACCTCGCCCTCGACCAGCTCGACCTGCGGCCGGGCATGACGCTGCTCGACATCGGTTGCGGCTGGGGCGCATTGATGAAACGCGCGATCGAGAAGTACGACGTCAACGTCGTCGGCCTCACGTTGAGCAAGAACCAGTACGCGTTCTGCCAACAGCTGCTGGACCAGATCGACACGCAGCGTTCACATTCGGTGTGCCTGAAAGGTTGGGAGCAGTTCGACGACCCGGTCGACCGCATCGTCAGCATCGAGGCGTTCGAGGCGTTCGGGAAATCCAGGTACAAGGCGTTCTTCGACACCACCTACCGGGTGCTGCCCGACGACGGGCGCATGGTGATCGAGACGATCTTCACCCACCCCATCAACTACTGGCGCGAGCACGGCATCCCGGTGACGCTCAGCGACATGAAGTTCACCCGGTTCATCTACAAGGAGATCTTCCCCGGCGGGCAGCTGCCGTCGGATGAGGACATGCGCGACTTCTCCACTGCCGCAGGGTTTCACACCGCCGACGTGACGATCATGAACCCGCACTATGTGCGCACGCTGGACACCTGGGCGCAGAACCTGGCCGCGCAGCGCGACGCCGCGATCGCCACCACCTCAGAAGAGGTCTACGACCGCTACATGCACTACCTGACCGGCTGCGCGGACTTCTTCCGCCGCGGGATCTCCGAGGTCGCGCAGTTCGCCTACGGCAAGACTGGTTAAGCGGCCC
This region of Mycolicibacterium goodii genomic DNA includes:
- a CDS encoding cyclopropane mycolic acid synthase family methyltransferase, with product MADGTGTAEMRPYFEEVQAHYDLSDDFFGLFQDPSRTYSCAYYERDDMTLEQAQMAKIDLALDQLDLRPGMTLLDIGCGWGALMKRAIEKYDVNVVGLTLSKNQYAFCQQLLDQIDTQRSHSVCLKGWEQFDDPVDRIVSIEAFEAFGKSRYKAFFDTTYRVLPDDGRMVIETIFTHPINYWREHGIPVTLSDMKFTRFIYKEIFPGGQLPSDEDMRDFSTAAGFHTADVTIMNPHYVRTLDTWAQNLAAQRDAAIATTSEEVYDRYMHYLTGCADFFRRGISEVAQFAYGKTG